The sequence AAAGCCAGTGAAGTTTTGATTAGGGTGGGAGGTGTTGAGTGGGCATTGATTTATCAGTGGAAAATATTGAGCTTTATCCAGCTACATTTGTATGGGTATGATTCATGGCAGAAGGAAGAGGGTTTCAGCTGAGCATAGGAGCAGAGAGTGGGATAAGCGAATGCCCTCTTGGGTTGCATTAACAGAGGTAGTGAATCCAGCCTGAGGGAGGTGATGTTAATGTTATCCCCATGGCTTGTGCTCAGTTTTAGCTGGCTTGGCCTAAGAAGGACAGGAATAGATTGAAGGAGGACCTTCATGAAGAGTGTGATGAAAGAAGAGCTGCATGCCATTTAGCTTTGGGAAGACAAGATTTTGGAGAAGTGGTGAGAGCTGCCTCTAAATATCTGTGAGGCAGAGAGAGCACCTGAAAGAGAGAATCTCCCTGCCCTTTCTAGTTCTGTTGCAGATAGAGCCGTTTCCGAAGAGTGCTTTGGATTTCAGGGTTCACTTTCCTCGGTTTCCCTTCTTGAACCAGCTCCGCTTCTGCCATCCGTCGGGTCACCTGCAGCAAAGGTGTGGTCCGCTTGGGACTGGGCCTTTGAGGGAGTTGTGTAATGGACTTAACTGGGAGAAGGTTAGAGAATAGGGCAGGTGGGTCTCCATCTCCTAAAATGGGTTGTCTCATCCTACCCTATAATCTATATGGAATCATTGGTTGGACATTCTcgttatatgtttttttttcccctaagctgCCATAATAACACATAACCATTAGATTGCCCAAACATTGGTTAAACCTGAGACGTTGGTTTATAGAAATTTATCCTTATTTCATCTAAATTATCTCACATATTGTGAGCTTTGGAATTCCCTGCGTTATGGAAAGTCCTTGCTGGGAGATGGGCAGCCTACTTTCTGTGTTGGGACCCAGGATGGCTTTGGagctggaggcaggggagggggaaaatATAGAGAAGTTTGGAAGAGGCTCAGGCCATTCTGCTTGCTCCCTGCTCAGGCTTGGGTGGGGGTTCCAGGTACCTTGTCCCAGCTCACCTCTGTCAGAAGCTCCAGGATGGATTCTCTCCTATTCATGAACACATCAACCAGGGTCTGGATGAAGTAGGAGCCCTCTTCCTTGTGTCTATAGGCAATGTGCCCTGGAAATTCCAGAGAAGTGGGCTCAGAGTAGCtcaatgggggtgggagggtgtgtgtgtgtgtgcatgtgttacAAGAGGCCTTGGACAAAGATGGGTCCTGGAGGAGTGTCTCAGGGGTCAGGAGTGGTGGGCAAGACAGAATAGTAGTCCACCCTGGGTCAGCTGGAAGCTCATACCCTCCACAGTGGAGTAGACATGGAGGGTGTCTGTGTACGTTGGGATGGTTTCAGTAGTGATTTTTGAGATCATCACAAGATTATCTCCACCAACTGGTTCACCAGGGTCCCTTTGTTCTAAAATATcaagaaggaaaaggcaaaatcagagagaaagatggagaaaaaagaaagttttaagacAGATGGGCAACCCAAGGCTTAGCTTGAGCTTTGGATCTGAGATGGGGTTCTGTGTTGTTGGCTCTGTCCTCACCTCCTCGACAAGCCTGTACGATGTAGACCTTAGGCTTGGCTCTCAGGGCCCAGCAATTCTTGTTGTTCAGAACCTGGAAGAGGTCCTCCAGCTTGACCATCTTCTCGTCCTCCCCTTTGAGGCGACCTTCTAACCCATGACCCATGAGCACCACAAAAGCACAGCTGACAAAGTCTTCTCGGGCATCAATGGCTTGTTGGAATTTTTCCAACTCTTCCAGGAATTGCTGGAGAGAGAGGAATGGCCAGACTCAGGTGTGGCCCCAGAATCCACCTTCTGGTCCAGCCCCCTCTCTTGCTGGCCTGGAGTTGGCAGCACAGTACCTGGGCGGTAGGGTCTCTCTTCACGGTGCTCTCAAATCCCAGTTGCTGGAACATGCTTTCCAGGGCATCCAGGTCTGCCTCTGAACCTTCCCGGGCTTTGGTGACACACAGTGTCAGGGCTAGGCGGGCACCTGACATGTCATATACCTCCTGGACCAGAGACAACAAAAATCATCAAAGGGGTATGGAGGTCAAGAAGAAGCAGGAGATGTGGTCCAAAGAGGCCTGGGATGAGGGTTGCTGagtaaaatacaggatgcccaggtACACTCAAGTTTCAGATGAAAAAACCCCAAGTTTTAAAAGATAAGTATGTCCCCATTACTGCATGGAATATACTTACACTAAAAGATTATTTGTTGttgatttgaaattcaaatttgactGGGCACCCCTTACTTTTAGTTGCCAAATCTGGCAACTCAACCTGGAGTCCAGCTCTGTTTTAGCCCTGTGTGAACTTGGATAAGTCACTGCtcctctttgaacctcagtttccaaaTATAGACAATGAATATAtttggggtttaaaaaaaatatcttctTGCCCACatcatgcagcatgtgggatcttagctccccaatcagggatcaaacccacaccccttgcattggaagcatagagtcttaaccactggactgccagggaagtccctatgtgtgGGATTTTGAAGGTCCCTTCCGGTTGTCACATTTGATAgctttgtctctctctccatcattCCCAAGAGCGTTGTGAGCATTATTTTCTCACTTGCAGAGATCTCAGACTTTCTGAGGCTAATTCTGAGATTTTATCTTGTCCCGTCAGAGGAAGAAGAATACTGGGGACCAAATTTCTTTTTAGAAGAGAAGCAGGATACTGAGTACCATAAGGATAAGAATTTTATCATGGAGATAAAAGTAGCAGGGGTACCGCCTTCTTCCCTTGGTTGCCACAACTTGGGTTCCATCTCGGAGTCTTTTTCTCCAGCTGAATGATCACAAAGCACCTTACAGCTCTGAATCCAGGTCATGATTTTTCACCCCCTTCACTGTCTCTGAAACATTAAgttcctcccctgcctcctctccagatGCTTCCACCCCTCTCCAGATGCTTCCACCCCTCTCCCCGAGTCTGCACGCAGCCCACCTCCTCCAAAGTCTGAGGATTGCTCATGTCTTCTGATTCTGAGTTCAGGTCTCACCACCCTTGGCTGGTCCTAAAAGGGAAGGGTCAAGAGAAGATAGGTTAAAGGTCTCCAAAGGAAGATAGAGGGGCCCAGGAGACAGACCAGGTTGCCTCTTTGGACTTTTGAAACTGAAAAGGACCCCAGTGGTAGGGACTTGGTTCATGTTTAGACCTGGGCAAGAGATGACAGTCCATGAAGCGTGTCCTCTCTAGTGTGATACTCTGGTGAtatgtgcacccctatgttcattgtggcattatttacaaATGCCAAGATGTGGAATCAACCCAAGTGCTCATGATAGatgaatcaataaagaagatacttgtatatacaatggaatattactcagccatgaaaagaatgaaatattgtcatttgtgacaacgtggatggacctacagggcatcatgctaagtgaataaagtcggacagagaaagacaaatactttatgatttcacttatatgtgggatctaaaaaaaaaaacaaccccagacaaatgaataaacacaacaaaacagaaacagagttatagatacagagaacaaacaggtgggttgccagaggggaggaggatgggggtgatgagagaaagaggtgagggagattaagaggtagagaaataggtgaggtgtgaacttccagttgcaaaataaaaagtcatgGTTATGCACAacgtggggaatatagtcaaaaACTACtcatatctttgtatggtgacataactaaacttattgtagtgatcagtttgaaatgtatagaaatatcaagtcactatgttgtgtaacaggaactaacagcGCTTTAGGTCACTTATATGTCACAAAcgtatagaaaaagaaattagatttgCGGTTATCAGaggtgggtgaggggaggggagttgGATGAAGACAGTCAAAAACTacaatttccagttataagataaataagcagtagggatgtgatgtacaacaCGATATATATAATCAACACTGCTGTATGGTATATATGAAAGTCTGTTAAGACAGTAAATACTGAGTTATCAACACAAGAAAAAACTTCTGTATTTCTTCAAGtttgtgtctatatgagatgatgaatgttcactaaacttattgtgataactACTTCATGGTGTATGTAGattaaatcattatgctgtacaccctAAACTTATTCAGTGTTGTATATCATttatgtctcaaaaaaaaaaaaaaacctgaaagaaaacaaatgaaaagagaatgtcATCAAAGAGGAGAATGTTACTTTGAAACTGTCCCAGTAGGTCTCAAATCTGAAGAGATCAAttcacctccctccctctgccttgaTCCTGGACATCTGTCCAAGTTCTTCATTCTCATCTCTGAGTCCTGTTCTACTCTCTGGCTGGACAGAATGACTTTTGCCATATTTTTggcattttcccatttctttaccTTTGTTACATTTTGTCCTCAGCCTGGAGTGCTTACTAGTCAAGACCTTCTCTGCCAATTTGGGGGGCATCAGGTCTTCTATGCCTTCCCCCCTCACCATCCATCCATTTGTCCACTCATCTATCCAtctcatccaaccatccatccactcatccatctattcattcatccatctatccacccaaaacccatccatccatccatccatccatccatccatccatccatccatccatccatccatccttctatctGCTTATACATCCAACCACCCATATACTTATCtagtcagcaaatattttctgggtgtctattatgtgctaggcactggggatacactGTGTAAGACAGACATGATCCCTGTCCTCATGTAGCTCTAGTGTATGACAGAAATGAGTattaaatctctctctcctccactgttacacacacacacacacacacacacacaaatggagcCAGTGCTATGAGGAAAGAGGAATCAAACACTTTGAGAGAGAGTGGAAGGGgaatggactctggagccaaCCCAAAACTAAGTCCTGCTTTGGccccttcccagctgtgtgatcttgagcatctCGCTGTCTTCTCTGAGACAGTTTTCCTGTCTGAAAAGGACCTAGAAAGGATGTGAGGTGCTTTATAGCAATAGCACTGCAAGGTGGGTCTTATGGCCCCTGATAACCCAATGGAAATTgcctctcccttctctgaactCCCATAGCTCTGCCAGTTTATACTTGTTTTACAGCTTTTGATTCTTATTCTAGAGACAGAACAGGCAGCTCCATTTTTAGAACTGAAAGCTTGACTTCTTTATGTCTCTCTCCATCAGGGTCACCAGTGGGGGAATAGGCACAGAGCTGACACCAGGGACAATTTGTTgagtaaacaaatgaacaaataaaagaaaggatgATGGATGTATAAATGGATGAATATTTCTTCAGTTCTTCCCAAACTGGCCAGAGCATCCATTCATGcaggaaaggggaaagagagagaggggaatggggggctaggggagagagagacagagagatagagacagacagacagacagacacacacacacatacagagcaCGCTCACTAATATTTGCCAAATCACTTACTGATTACAGAAGTAGCTTCTGCTTGAAGCCAAGCTGTCTCACCACTCTCCTAGCTGCCAGCAAGGCTGGGCACCGAGGAGGAGTCAGGCCCCACGTGCTGACCTTGGAGAAGGGGCTGCCAGCCCAGGATCTTCCCAGGTTTCTCCTGAGAGGCCTGTGCATGAGTTGGGAAGCACAGTTGTCTGGGCCTTTATTGCCAGCACGATTTCTGTTGCTCAAGAAACCTTATGACAAGAGAGACGCACCCTTGACACAGCCTTGGTGAGGAAATAGAGCCAAACGCCCATGGAATGAGTGATGGCAAAGCTTAGCCGACACCCCCTGACTAAGGAGGCTGAGGCAGAACATCCAAATCAGCCAGGGCTTTTATGCCATCCCAGCCACAAAGTACACCCTAGGTCCAGCTCATCCAGCTATTCATTGATCCATCATTCCCATCATGACACCTACTTCCATCCCTTCCATGTTTGTGCAGATAATGCCAACTTTGCTTGTTTATTATCTCCTTGAGCCCTCAACAGCCCTAAGAGATCGGCATTGTGTCTCCCATGAAgcaactgagactcagaggtgaTATGACCGCCCAGCCACTAATTGGCGCAGGTGGTTTTCGAACCCAGGAGGGTTTGCTCCAGCTGCCTCAACTGATGCTTCGCTGATGATTCAgtctccctcttctcttcctcatGACCTTCctcctctattctttttcaactttaattttactttacttttagtttcaatttacttttatttgatttaaaaaaatttaaatttttatacgaTTTTAAGGGCTACATTCCATTTggagttattacaaaatattggctgtattccccatgttgtacaacgCATTCTTGTcgcctgtcttacacccaatagtttgtacctcccttCCCTCGTCCCTATgttgcccagcccccaccccactggtaaccactagtttgttctctatatctgtgagtctgcctcttttttgtttgtggtatggtattttttagattctacatgtaagtgatatacagtatttgtctttctctgacttatttcacacagCATAAGGCCTTTATGTTAACAGCTTTAATGACATGTAATACACATACCAtgcaattcactcatttaaagtgtacaattcgatgGTTTGTACTAtagtcacagagttgtgcaaccatcaccacagtaagtgttaggacattttcatcacctcgaAGAGAAACCTTCTGCCCTTTAGTTATTGCTCTGaatccccctctcccccagcctcctacattccagccctaggaaaccatttctctactttttgtctctataaatttccctgttctggacatttcacataaatgaaatcatacaatatgtatcttttgtttttggcttctttcacttagcataatgttttttaaaaataaatttatctatttattggctgccttggatctttactgctgtgcatgggctttctctagttgtggcaagtggggtctactcttcattgaggtgcatggccttctcattgtggtggcttctcctgttgtggaacaagggctctaggtgcacgggctcagtagttgtggcacaagggcttaattgctctgcagcatgtgggatcttcccagactagggattgaacccatgttccctgcattggcaggaggattcttaactactgtgccaccagggaagtccctagcataatgtttttaaagttcaccCATGTTGCAGCATTTATCagtatgtcattcttttttatagctgaattatattccattctatggatatacctcattttgtttatccatccatccattaatgggtgtttggattgtttccagtttttggctattatgaattaGGTTGCTATAAACAATTTGcacacaagtttttgtgtagatgtatgctttcatttctattGAGCTTGTACCTAGGATTGGAATATTCAAACAATACTGAAATTATTCAACAAAGCTGGAACATTCCCCCAAATGCTTTAGttactgtgaaaaacagtatggtgactcctcaaaaaattaaacatagaattaccgtttgatccagcaattccacttctgggtatatacacaaaagaattggaaacagggacttgaacagatatttgcacaccaGAGtgcataacagcattattcacaatagcccaaaggtggaaacaactcaaatgtccagtGATGGATGAATGCCTAAAAAACgtgatatatccatacagtggaatattattcagccttaaaaaggagggaaattctgaacatgctacaacgtggatgaacttaAAGGACATTATGCTGGGTGAAACAAGCCAGGCATGAatggacaaatattttatgattccacttatatgaagtgcCTAGAATATTGGCATTCATAGAGAAAGTAGCATGGTGGGTATcaagagctggaggaggaggaatggggagttagtttAATGGATACTGTTTCAGTtcgggaagatgaaaaagttctggaggtagatgatagtgatggttgcacagcaatgtgaatgtattaatgccactgaactggacattaaaatggttaaaatcataaattttacatttcgtatattttactacaatagcaaaactttaaaaactggaaaGTTCCCATTCcctcaattgttttgttttgagataatTCAGGCACAAACTGGGCAGTTTTTCTCCAAAATCTCCATTTCTGCATTGACTTACCCATTTGTAGCTGTTACATAGGTTGGCTCATTCTACCAAATTGTTCTTTTACCAGCTTTGTTCATTTAATTATATGTCTGAGTCATCTTTCCATGTCGGTTCATATGGAACAAACtcgattttggttttctctttaaaaacttttaattgaaGAATAAGCTACATGCAGAAAAGAGCACACATCATGTGTGCAGCTCAATGAATTTTTCACTCAATGAACACACCCATGTAACCGGGACCTGATCAAGGAAAAGAATGTGACAAGCCTCCTGTCCCTGAATTTCTTCTCCTGCTTCTTTTATTGTCATCACTCGGCCCTGCCTTCCCCAAATATTCTTTTGATACAGAACATTATAGATGAACTTCACCTGTTGTTGGAACTTTACATGAGTGGAATCTCAGAGTTTactctcctttgtgtctggcttcattcactcaacattatGTGGTGAGATTCAGCTTttgaaaaattgaagtatagttgatttacaatattgtattagctttaggtgtacagcaaagtgattcagttatatatatatataaatatatatttatatatagatttatttatatttacttttatattatatagtgtatatattttatattatatatatatttcccattcttttctactataggttattacaagatattgaatatagttcccgaTGCTATGCAGtaagtccttgtttatctattttatatatagtggcgtgtatctgttaatcccatgctcctaatttatccctccttcctttcctcttaggTAACTATACacttgttttttatgtctgtgagtctttctgttctgcaaataaatttatttgtattattttttagattctatgtataagcgatatcatataatatttctttctttgactgacttcactcagtatgataatctctaggttcattcatgttgctgcaaatggcaatattttcttcttttttaatgggaGATTCAACTTTTTTTGCATGTGTCTGTAGATCTTCAATCTTATCACTTTATTTCTCAATCCTTTTTCTTTATTGCCCCTCACCAAGAAGCCGTTTTAAACAATTTTCCTAATTGCCCCTCTGTGAAATTTAATATCACAGATATACTCTATTTATATCACAGATATACTCTATTTATTTAATCATCTATCTCTATTCATATCTATATGGTATGTacatctgtatattttttattcccCTCCAAATCAATGTTTGCCCTTGTGAAGGTAAATATAGCTCCCATCGAGGACATATGCTTTTCTAGTATTCCACTGAATGAATATACCACAACTCCTATATCCAATTtattattgatggacatttgggtagtttctggttttttttttttttttttgagattgtgAGCTGTGGAACTATGCACATCCAGTGCATCCCATTTaatgaatatatgtacacatttctgttgggtatacGCTTACAAGTGGGAACGATGGATTACAGGGGATGCATGTGTATAGTTTTAGTAGCTATTGCCAAATCACTTCCCAAAGGGTTGTATCACTTTAATGTTCtgaccagcagtgtatgagggctcCAAATCCATGACAACATGTTACCAAACTCAGATCTGGCTGctcaccactcaaaagccaatactcGAGAggcaagtgttggtaggaaaggaaAGGTTGCTTTATGTCAGAGGCTGGCAACCAGGAGAGAAGGTGGACCGTGTCCAAGAACCAACTTGCCATCGCCTCTTTGGGAACAAGAGCTCTTAAAGGGGGGAGTTTCAGGGGTGTattggcagagggagggggcagagcagcatagtcagctctgacagtcatctcaAAATCAGGAATGTGGTGGTCTGATCAATGTtgttttgattgttttaagtacagttaatcttcagttccagggtttgttctcatttctttgaggccagttcttggaattgtgtgAAACACAGTGGCTTATATCATGGCTACAGTTTGGTTGTCATGTAGTCATCTTCCTCCACCTGATAGGGGCTTTAGTATCTGCAAGACAGCTcgcaggatatggctcagaatattatctatagcccttgaggcgTAACTAAaatccttgactttgtttaatgactaaactattattattttgtcttgtgcgATGGCTTACAGTTTAAGTTTTAGGGCTAAGGGAGTGTTTACAAACATttggtattttccatttttttttcattttagccattccagTGCATGTGCAACACCATTGGTTTTATAAGCTGTGCAATATTCTATAAATGGTTGTACAGTAATTTGTTTAGTCACcctcc is a genomic window of Hippopotamus amphibius kiboko isolate mHipAmp2 chromosome 15, mHipAmp2.hap2, whole genome shotgun sequence containing:
- the CASP14 gene encoding caspase-14 isoform X2 produces the protein MSGARLALTLCVTKAREGSEADLDALESMFQQLGFESTVKRDPTAQQFLEELEKFQQAIDAREDFVSCAFVVLMGHGLEGRLKGEDEKMVKLEDLFQVLNNKNCWALRAKPKVYIVQACRGEQRDPGEPVGGDNLVMISKITTETIPTYTDTLHVYSTVEGHIAYRHKEEGSYFIQTLVDVFMNRRESILELLTEVTRRMAEAELVQEGKPRKVNPEIQSTLRKRLYLQQN
- the CASP14 gene encoding caspase-14 isoform X1 → MSNPQTLEEEVYDMSGARLALTLCVTKAREGSEADLDALESMFQQLGFESTVKRDPTAQQFLEELEKFQQAIDAREDFVSCAFVVLMGHGLEGRLKGEDEKMVKLEDLFQVLNNKNCWALRAKPKVYIVQACRGEQRDPGEPVGGDNLVMISKITTETIPTYTDTLHVYSTVEGHIAYRHKEEGSYFIQTLVDVFMNRRESILELLTEVTRRMAEAELVQEGKPRKVNPEIQSTLRKRLYLQQN
- the CASP14 gene encoding caspase-14 isoform X3; this encodes MSNPQTLEEEVYDMSGARLALTLCVTKAREGSEADLDALESMFQQLGFESTVKRDPTAQQFLEELEKFQQAIDAREDFVSCAFVVLMGHGLEGRLKGEDEKMVKLEDLFQVLNNKNCWALRAKPKVYIVQACRGEQRDPGEPVGGDNLVMISKITTETIPTYTDTLHVYSTVEGHIAYRHKEEGSYFIQTLVDVFMNRRESILELLTELSPLHNSLKGPVPSGPHLCCR